The window AATTAACTCTTGGGGCCAGCATGATCATCTGGATTAAGATGTTTTACAGATGTGTACACAGTTACCCAGGAAAGGGCTTGCTGTGCATGGAATTTTCCCTTCTTTAGCCTAGTCATTCCCACACCCTTtaagaaagatgtttttcctgTCTCAGCATAAGCTGAAAGAGATGGTGTCCTCAGGTCTTTATAAAAATCTTACTCTTCTGTGTTCACCTTCTTCAGCATGGATCTGGTCCAGCCCTCAAGTGAGAGTCCCCACCCTCTGCTCTTGCTCTGGGTTTCTGCCTCCATGCAAACCTCTTGTCTAAAGGACCTAGAACGTGTGATGGGAGGACAGCCTGTAGGAAAAAGAATAGTTTTTCACATTGGGAAGAAGGTTCTTAGATGCTGTGAGGTTTCATCAAGCTTCATCTCTGAGGAGGCACAGACTCTCTATTCCATAGGCTAATGCCTCCATATGTACCTAGCAAAGCCTAGGGAATACTGGAGTAATGCCTCTCTAGGAAATGGCCAGCTCTCTAAGGAAGAAAGGGTTCTGTTTCTCTTAAAGGGTTACTTAGAGGTCTGCCAAGCCTGGCTCGTTGGTTGCTTGCTGAAGACCCTCTGTGTTGTGAGAATGGTTATTACCAGggaaggttttttcttttgttttacctgCCATCTAGATGCTGCACAGAATCTCGCAAAGGAACAGAGCGTCGATAAGCCAAGCCAAGACCAGCTGAAGGTAAACCCACTGCCTGGTGGTTTATTTTGTTGTACAGAGTGCCCCTTCTCTGTACCTGTGCATGGTGGACTGCCAGAACTTTGTGCTGCTTGGCTGCCAGGTCCTCACCTTCCTGAAAAGTTCTTGGAGTCCACAGAGCAGGGACAGAGTGACCCTTCTCTGTTCTCTTCATAACAGAGTACCAGTCTCTGAGCGCGTTTCTCTGGGGTGTAGCACTTCTAGTCCTCAGTTCCTCCAGCGTGCTCTGTATTTTCATgtctttcccccctctctcccaTCCCCTCTCTGAGTAGGAATTGCCAAATAATTAAGCTTTCTAAAATGTGTGAACGAGTTTTGTGTTTAGTAGGATTGTTTTCAGAAGCTTTCAGGCAGAGTCTGAAACCTAGGAAAAATCTTTGCGCATTCAAACTTGTTTCCAGGTGTATTTTGGGATTAAGGTAGTCTGATCCGGGAGGTGTCCGTTCACACTGGGGGCCAGGGAGTCACAAAGATGCACACAGAGTACTACTGCAATAAAGATGGCAACTTTTGGACTTTTGCCGATCTTAAGATTTTTCCTAGGTTGCAAGTATATTGTTTGTGCTGATTTACAAGTGCATTAGCCTGCTTAAAGGGTTAATAGTGTATAGTTTTTGTTCAGagacttttatttctcttcataaCTTCTTGGTCTTGTACTGCAGCTGGTGACTCGGAATGGAAGTGCTACATCCCCTTGTCCCTATAAGCTCTGATGGActaacatgttttttttccttccttcatgcAGTGTAGCCGGCAGGAAGCTTCTGACACTGGCATCATGGAGGGCGAAAGCAATGCTTCTGCTTTGTCTACCTCAGAGCAAAAATGTGAGAATTATGAAGGTGAGTGCCAGCTTTTCTGCAGTAACACAATGTGTACaagctctgctgctccttctcgAGTGTGACACGTTGAGCTCTGCATCATCAGAATGCTGGAGGAGGGTGTTGGGAGACTAATAAAAGCCTGTTGTGGAActtaatctttaaaaatcatcATTTTATGCTAAAGATTGAGAGAACTGCAAATGTTTGCCAGAGGTATTTTATGATAGACGTGTTTTCTAGCTTGGATATTTGGTctcataaataaacaaacattttgaataaaatgGCAGGTTAAGCCCCAAAAGCACATCTATCACTAAACAATGCCATGAAAAATCTACAGACCTTGCTGAAGGGTAGTTTAAATGCTGAAATTATACTTGTATCTATTTATCTTCCCAAGGGATTCTCTCCTCTGATTACACAGAACACAGCCTGAGCCGTCTGCAGTCATTACCTGCAAACCAGTCAGGGAACTGAATaacaatggaattttttttctatccagCTTAAGTGTAATACAGCTCCTTCATACTTAgacatttcctttgttttaatgCCTGGGGATTTCTTGCTGGTTCACTCATATGGATTTCTGATGTCACAGaagcatttttcctgtttttctactttctATTCTCATGTCGTTCTGATATCAAGGAACCTAATTTGTAAAACCAAATCTTCTTTGCAAGTGTGGGTGTTTCCAGATCAAATGAGAGTGGTAGCTATTTTCCTGGCTGCGTGTACAAAAGAGGTAGTAACAGTCCTTGTCTGTGCCTTTGAAACTCTTGGCACTAAAGAGAGAGAGATTCAAGGTTATCTTGAAATTCAGACTGCCGAGTTTAGGATCATAGACTAAACTGCACGGGCTAAAAAGGAGGCTGAAGCATGGGGTTATGGAGGATGAATTCTTACCTTCCTGCTTCCTATTTTGAGCCTGGTTTGGGAATTCAGGAGCTCCCTTCACTGGAAATTTCAATTAAATTCAAACCAGTTCTTTCTGTGGCTTAAGTCACCCAAGAAATCTACTCAGTGTTGGCTTGGTTAGAGCTCTGAAAGAAGTTCCTGTTTCTGTATCGAGTCTTAAAAGTAAGATAAAGCTAAAGAGAACTGATACCATTATAGAGACACTGGGAACACTGGGGTGCTTCTCTGATGGCTGTGCAGTGACTGTTTCGCCAGGTTCACTTGGGTAGGTACACGAGTACAGATGTGCAGCAGATGTGACATCCCAGTACACTCATACAAACCCCAAAGCTCTTTGCAGTAACTGGCtgtaagaaggaggaagaaggattTCTAAAATCAGATGGGGCCAAATTTTTCTCTGCTAGTTTCTTAAATAATGTAGGTGTGGCATGACTTAGATTCTACTTGGCTCTTACAGACAAAGACTTAATAGAAAACCTCTCTAAAAGCAAGAAGCCTAAACTGGACCTAGTGTTTGAGGAATGGGATGTAGCTGGTCTTCCATGGTGGTTTTTAGGCAACCTCAGAAGCAATTACAAGTCCAGAAGTAATGGATCAACAGATATTCAGACTAACCAGGTGTGTAGACATTTTAAATAGGTGCGCTGtattctcttcctctcctcttttgggttccaagtaaataaaatactcttgttctttctttccccttcccactcCAGGATTTTCAGCCTCTCCCTTGTGTGTTCCTGTCCCAGCCTTTCACATCAGGTGGTTGGTTACCTTTAGTGTTTGTTCTTAAATAAACTAGGCGCTCTCTGAAGGCTGTGTTCAGCCGTCAGAGGTCCTTCTGCACTCCAGAGCATTGGTTGCGTTTCAGGAGTTGCCCCTCTTCTGGGTTGAAAGTTGTTACGCGGTGCAGGTGGCTGTAGCGTGGTGGCCAGCTGCTGTATGGCCAGCTAGCCAGGGGAAGGAGCATAGTGCTGCTTGCAAAAAGGGGTGTCTTGGTGAGGGTAGTGAGCtgcccctgcctctcccaggcATGACTGGAGAAGCAGCCCAGGGCTGAGAAGGCTGTTAGGGAGGAAAAGGGGAGAGGCACTCGCTGTTGCGATGGCTGCGGTGTTGGTACCTGCTGCTGCTAACTTGAGCTCTAAGTggtctcttctgtttcttttccaacaGGACATAGACACTGCCATTGTTTCAGATACTACTGATGACTTGTGGTTCCTCAACGAATGTCCGTCGGATCAGAGCAGTGCTGCAGTCAAGGTGGAAACAGTTGACTGTGAGGAAGTAAAAGAAGTTGACAAAAAGGTACCTCTTCAAACAGCCACAGTGCATGTGTTCCACAGGTTGGCTTTGTTTAATTGATCTCATCATGCAGTGCTGTTTTTGGAGGAGCTAGATCTATAACCACCCAGAGTTTAAACCGTGTTTAGAAAAGGCTGTCACCATTCCGTACATGGGAGTGGTAGCTTTCCTGTGTAGTCAGTCTGCTTGATTTTGGtttaaatgtatgtattttcaaggcacaaaattaatttaaaattaattaaactcTAGCAGCAACTTTACTTTCTTTCTAGCCATTATCTGCAAGACTAATATATGAAAGACTTGAAGAGGCGAATGTCGGTTTACGTTGTGTTAGCATTCAGTGTAAGGATAGGGTGGCCTCATTCTGCTCGCTGAGGTGGTATAAGATTGGTCAGGAGTAATTAATAAAATGTGTGTTAAAAGGATTGAGTTCATGATTTCTTCCATGGAAATGAGTAGGACCACTCAGGTGTGTATGTCTGTATCTGTATGGTTCTTACGTGCATCAGAGAGAGGGATGAGTTGACCACAGGCAAATACGACTGTAAACCAGCCCAGCCGCAGTTATCATTCTGGAATAGATATAGTACATAAAATGGGTTTTCATTCACTTCTAGAAATGGCTTAATTCTCATGGTGATGATGTAGTCATTTTAGTTTTGGTGTGCAGTGCCAGGCACATCATAAATACAGATTATTGTGATTATTGTGCCCCTCTAACAACGCGTCCCTCTTTCCAGGTGACTGAGGATGCATGTTTGCATGACTTTGAGGATTCCCAGTGCTTAAGCGATGACACAGACACAGAAGCTACTTCTGAGGTAGGCATCCTTTAGGTCAGCGTTCTTCGCGTGGAGTGtgctgctgtcccagctgtAGTTGGAAAAACTCATCCTACAGCTACTgttggttgtggtttttgtaACCTATGTGAAGGAATGTAGGGATTTGTTTGATCTGGTCTGGCTCATTTTGGATAGGGCTCTATTAAATTCTAAACCGGGTGGGCATTGAGCAGTGGCAGCCCATGAATGCTCTGACCCACCCAGTCCAAAGACACCAAGTGTCTCTCCTGCTCACAGAGCAGGCCCGGAACTTACGTGATTTCAGCTACTTTTTGTGGCAATGTGAGAGAATTTATACGTGCTCTAGCGAGGAGGGGTTTTTGTCTAGGAGATTAGGGTCCTTGTTTCTGCATTGCTCATCCCTTTTGCGCAGGGTGGTGTGGTGTCAGCACGGGCAGCCAGGGCTTTTCACTCATGATTTAACTTGTCCCTTCACACACCCAGGAAGTGAATGAAGATTAGGCCCTCAGTTTCCAGCACGGTCAGTCTAATGGTATATGAAGTTAGTATTAACAATATCCATGTATGTTCTAATAAGGTTAATTCTGTATTGTCCTCTGAAAGGAAATCTGGAGTATAGAGGTAGAGATTCAGAAATCTAAGGTAGGCACTTTGTAATCACTGAAGTGCTCATACTCAAAAAGCCTTGTTACTGGAAATTTCTGTGTCAGGGTTCCACAGAGTCCTGGGTGTCCAGGCCAGCTCTGAGGCTGTCAGTTGTTTTGTGGTAGGCTCTGGGATGAGAAGAGAATCCACTGCTCATCTCACTCTCAGTAACCTGAGATACTTGTATGGCCTTTGCCAGGAGGAGAGCCTGCATACCTGCTGGTGTAACGTCTTTGCCCTTGCAGCGCCTCTCTAAGGACAGACCACAGCTGCTTTCCCTGTTTAAACGAAAAAACAAGGCGGAAAGAGAGAATAAGCAGTAATTACTGGGTTGtcacccctccccaccaccccattCCTCTTCTGAGTTACCTCATGATAAATACTGAGGGACACCAaatttgtgttctttcatttgtcctttttttctcccagtccTTCAGGCTGCCTTTTTGAGGTTTTGTTGTAAGTCAGCAAAAGTGTATCATGATACGCTTTGCAGCTGATGGCACCACAATtctttatcattattttttagaCTGTGCATGCTTGATAAATTAGGATGTCCCTGACATTGGACAGCTGAATCATAGCTCTGAACTTGGGCAACTCTTGCCCTTGCTATGCGGGGTAATCAAGTAAGCCGCTGTTAGTTGTGCAGATTCAACAGATGCTAAGTGATTAGCGAGTCTGGGAAATACATTCCTGGCTCATTCCAGGAGCTCTACCCTTGAATTTAGAGTGAGATACTGAAAATTCAATAAACTGCACAGCTTGAGAACATTGTATTCTTCTAGAGTGCTTGAaggctgggaggaaggaaggacagatTTTAATGCTTAAGACATCTGCATCTGTAGAATGCACAGGGGTAGTCAAATTCTCGTCAGGCTTTCTGAGGTGCTGGTGATCAGACTAGCAATCCTGCGTTCGCAAGCTTATACTAGGTAATAAATGTCCTTTCTTGATGAAtcttctttgctgcttttcctatGTAGAGGAAACGAGTCGTATGCAAGAATACACTAACTTGCTGCTTCTTTGTCTGCCTCAATCATTCCTCAGGACTGCTGGCAATGCACCAAATGCAAGAAATTTAACTCTCCAGGCAAACGGTACTGTTACCGCTGCTGGGCCTTACGGAAAGACTGGTACTCAGATTGTCCCAAACTGGCtcattctctttctctgtccaACATTGATGCTATGCAAAACAAAAACGGTGATGAAGGGATAGATGTCCCCGACTGCCGAAGGACTATTTCTGCTCCAGTTGGCCAACCCAAAGACCTGTACGTGGTAGAAAACAAGTCACGTGTAGATCCCTGCAGCTCTATCGAGTCTTTGGATTTGGCACAAGAATGTGAAAGCAAGGAGTCTCTGTTGCATTTCACTGAgcataaaaaggaggaagaaatacagtcttTAGAGAGcataaaaaaattactgaatcCTTGCTTCTTATGCCATAACAGACCACGGGATGGGAATATTGTCCATGGAAGGACTGCGCACCTTGTGGCCTGTTTCAAGTGTGCAaagatgctgaagaaaaagagatcGCCTTGCCCAGTGTGCAGGAAAGAGATTGAGATGGTGATCAGGATCTTTATGGGGTAGTTGAGCCAGTTCAGGCCTTCCCCACCAAAAGATAGCACACAGACTTCCTTGCACTCGCACAAACCCTAACTTCAGAGCTCAACCGGTGAATACCAAAGAGAATTAAGATTCAAATCTGACGAAGAACACTGAAGAACTCTTTGCATTAAAGGAAGCAGCATTCACTTCTCAATGTCCATTTAAATGAAAGCCTGTATGGAGCAGGGAGTGACCAGCACGTTGATATTAATACCCTAGCTTTGAAATTGTCTAAATCTTCTAATTTCAGCTCAGTGGTGTCGCTAGGATTCTCTGTTCTGACAACTGGTCCTTGCAGAAAACAAGTCTTGGAAAGAGTTACAGCTTTGGCTGATGGAGTGTTGTTCTCCCAGTAAGTTAAGCCCTGTGCAATGCTTTCTAAAGGGGGTGGGAAAGAGGGTGGGCGGGAAGGGTAGACCACGGTTTTTGCAATATAGGTAAGCCATTTCTCCAAGGATCAGTTCTCCTGAGGGCAGTGAGAAGTAAATAAGTTggtttctgaaatgtttttttgtttaatgtaaGTTTGTTAGGTAAGGTGAAGGTCCTCTTGCTCCTAGACTTGAAATAAGTCCACCCAAACTTCTAATCCGTATCTATCTGAGATCACATACCAGATGGCAAAAAGAATACTTTGCTTTGTTGTTGAatcttttaatttctattttaatttctgttgatcctttttttcatttaaatacagtTCTGTGTCATCTTGCATAGCTCTGATGAAGCCTGTCCAATGTCAGCTCAGGATCTGGTCTGCCAGCTGTAACAGCTCTATGTATGCTTTGGGATGTTTTCATATGTCTGTGCTTCTACCTGCCTCATAGCGTCAGGCCAGCCTAGATGGAAGATGCTCACTTTAGAGTGCTTTAAAAACAGGATATGGgcctttgaaggaaaaaaataattcctctaAAGCACCATTTGCAGCCTATGGGCTGTGTGCTTCATGttagcttttttaattttctgcgccaattttctttccctgtgatTTAACGCTTCAAATCTGTTTGCAGCATTTACGTTGCCCTTCAGAGAGCTGTGCATGGTTGCTCTACTTGCTGTTAAAACTCAGCTAGAACTTGCAGTTTAAAAAGGTCTAACCCTTTTCTGAGATCATATCCTAGAGTGTGCTCAGATCTTCCTCAGCCTTCCTGTTCTCCAGGGCTTTGGAGGGCCTGCATGATGCAGCAGTAGCAATAGTGCCTTCACCTTTCAGGTATACAGGTGTTTGAATTCAGTCCGGTGTCTAGAATAAACCCCGTTTTCTCATCTTCTCTATAATTCCCTCTCTGATCTATAAAGTACACctgaagacaggaaaaaaaaaaagacaatgctAGTATCTCGGTGCTTCTCAAGGCTCTTTCCCTGTGATTTCCCACACTCCTTGTGCCCTGGCGCAGCCCTAGCAGGTCAGGCGTGCAGTGGAGGCCCCAGAATCTGCCCAGCAGAAGGTCCCAGCAAACTGCGACATCGAAGTTGTTTCTCGGAGTAGGTGCTATATGCAGTCACTGCCTATCACTGCCAAAAGTCAGGTCTACTTTATATTTCGCATAGTATTATGATTATTTCTATGTTCGCTATAATTTAGGCTATTATTGTTAGCTGTTATTTAcagttgtgttttaaaaatcagagtaTATCTGTCTGGTGTTTTGGCTCGCTATCTGGGAGTCCATGGGAATCATTCCACATGGAAAAGCTGATATATTGCTCCCTTAACTAAAAGACTCTGAAATTGCTGGTGGTGCACTTTAATCATGCTAAGATCACCAGCATTACCGCCTGGAATACAGAAGGGAGTTCCCGTCAGgtagttttttccctttttgggtagtttcctttccttttaagtGTCTTTGGCTCAGCAGGGTGCGTTGTGGCGCACTTTTGAATACTGTGAATTCCCCCTCGCCCCGATTGCTTCCAAGAATAAATGTTTTGCTAAAAGCAGTTTTACTGAACTGTTCAGGTCTGGCCACACTGAAAAGCCAGTAATTTTGTgttgactgaaaaaaagaagtcaggaGAGTTTCCAGTAACAGGGTTGAATATCCCTACCAAAATCTGACCGAGATCTGTAGGCAGATTCCATCGTTAAATGAAAATTGTTGTCAGTGTGGCAGTTTGTGGTAAAAAGCAAACTTGCAGGATAACTTTCAGTGTAACGATCTTTGTATCTGTGATTTCTTGTTCAGTGTAACCGTGGTGTTTACAACATGCATTTGTCGAGTTCTTAGttctttttaactgaaatagtGGGCATAAGATATCACAATGttacagtttattttcctttctatagAAGAATAAGCTACTGCAGTGGAAGCACGTCGTGTGTAACTGTAACTGCCCAGGTTGTGGCTGgggcttgggggaggggggtggggcgggcggtttgttttggtgcaggagaaggggagaagaatgttttattgctttaaCTTAAGTCTAAATAAGTAGCAATTTTAGGAAGTACAGGCTTAATGTACGGATTGAAGAACTAGCTCAGAGCACTCAGCTGCAATACTTCTGTGGCAGTGCAGATGAGAGACTGGCCAGGCGGTGCTGTTACTTTCCTGTTCTACAGACATGGCAGTTGATGTGGAGTCCTAATTCAGACACCTGTTTTTTGGAAGAGCTGAGCATTTCCCCGAGATGGGTGCGAACTCGGGTTCTCTGAGTAAGTCATTGGCGTCTCGTAGCAGATGACAGTTCTTCTCTCTTACAGTGGTTTCACTATGAAGTGCAATATGAGAGAAGAGGTCTTTGGTAGTCCTTAGCAGTCATTGCTGCGTGTCTGGAGAAGCGTTGAGCGCAGCTGACTTTTGATGCCCACATTAGGAAGGTTTATCTGcttcactgctttttcttcagtgacatTGGTTGCTGTTCCTCAGGAACCCGCTGAAGTCTCACTAGCACAAGTGGACGTGTAGGCCAGGTTTCATTTACTAGATCCTTTAGCTTTTCAGCCAGAAGTTTGGGCACCAGTTATGCCCAGAACCAGCATATTTCGTACTTTGGTGgggatttaaaaatagtatGGGAACCATGAAGCTCGCAGCTGTATAGTGCCGTACAGCACATTATAGTGCTCTGCAGCATGAAACCATATGTATATGTAAACTCTCCGTATTGGCAGCCAGAGGTACGCACTTGGCATTTACTCCTGACAGTCTTTCTGGTTTAAGTGCCTCTTCTCAGTTACTCTCGGTGACTCTTGTTTACTGACACACAGAGCACATCAGCCTTTTCTTCAGCTCCTTCTTCAAAAATCTCAGTGTCCACCCGCTGTATTATTGAGCCAATTTGGCCTCAACAAAGCCCTACAAAGATCCTCTGGAGCAGCCCCCCCCCGAGTGcttatttattctgaaatgggTGTTTCCACAAAGACAGCAATGAACTTTCTGCCTGCCTAACGTATTTATTACGGTGCATGCCTGTGATGGAAACCATAATACATCTTGCCAGGGTC of the Phalacrocorax carbo chromosome 23, bPhaCar2.1, whole genome shotgun sequence genome contains:
- the MDM4 gene encoding protein Mdm4 translates to MTSSSSAQHPPAENAHGVTLGQVNQVRPKLPLLKILQAAGAQGETFTLKEVMHYLGQYIMVRQLYDKRQQHMVYCGGDQLGELLGLESFSVKDPSPVYDMLKRNLTSAAMADAAQNLAKEQSVDKPSQDQLKCSRQEASDTGIMEGESNASALSTSEQKCENYEDKDLIENLSKSKKPKLDLVFEEWDVAGLPWWFLGNLRSNYKSRSNGSTDIQTNQDIDTAIVSDTTDDLWFLNECPSDQSSAAVKVETVDCEEVKEVDKKVTEDACLHDFEDSQCLSDDTDTEATSEDCWQCTKCKKFNSPGKRYCYRCWALRKDWYSDCPKLAHSLSLSNIDAMQNKNGDEGIDVPDCRRTISAPVGQPKDLYVVENKSRVDPCSSIESLDLAQECESKESLLHFTEHKKEEEIQSLESIKKLLNPCFLCHNRPRDGNIVHGRTAHLVACFKCAKMLKKKRSPCPVCRKEIEMVIRIFMG